In Notamacropus eugenii isolate mMacEug1 chromosome 1, mMacEug1.pri_v2, whole genome shotgun sequence, one genomic interval encodes:
- the LOC140520994 gene encoding mucin-16-like gives MECFTLDFTITNLLCKADMEQSGSRQFSATENILQSLVGAIFEKSCIAFHFSGCKLKSLRSVKKGTGVHLLCAYWNVPTIPVLDERRMYHDFRSQTCKITRLGPYTLDRKSLYINGYNYRVSLFSCVSCFPVTSRRPNPSSVCTAPDCRFEFFTLKFTITNLIYTCEMGQVGSSQFYGTESVLKFLLRCLMAKTSIASVYCGCRLTSLRPWKEATGTGVGVTCACWRDADSPILQKEQLYWELRNHTCNMTKLGSYMLDERSLFLDDDNYLTLDSTKNSMEPSLKCFTLKLTITSLRYLADMSCPNSIQFNIVDTMMQHLIGHSFKNTTFGSLYSACKVTELRPVKKGSQTAVDAICTCLPFASSTHLDAKQIFHELSNQTRGIRLLGHYSLDKDSLYINGYNEPGPDLPSVVPVRTSYPADTSLTPSQSSTSSAGDNMTFLPIRFTITNLRYMEGMDDHSSGIFNNIQRMLRRVFKPLFGESSIASSYDGCQVVALRSLKGGSKTGVEVVCNFRGGPTNPSLDKYKAYWELSKQTEGISRLGPYIVEKESFYLDGCNEHHPLQLFTTVPDPNASSVPTFKEPSGPPSSRGRKSATLGDYPLDPTWKLCREYDCDKKVKNLALNMKNHLILRKPFQTKIKQYLKHRV, from the exons ATGGAGTGTTTCACACTCGATTTTACGATTACCAATCTCCTCTGCAAGGCAGACATGGAACAGTCAGGCTCCAGGCAGTTCAGCGCCACTGAGAACATCCTACAGAGTCTG GTCGGAGCAATATTTGAAAAGAGCTGCATTGCCTTCCATTTCTCTGGTTGCAAGCTGAAGTCATTAAG GTCTGTGAAGAAAGGCACTGGCGTGCATCTACTTTGTGCCTATTGGAATGTCCCCACCATTCCAGTCCTGGACGAAAGGAGGATGTACCATGATTTTCGCAGTCAGACATGCAAAATTACAAGACTGGGTCCCTACACCCTCGACAGGAAAAGCCTGTACATCAATG GTTACAACTATAGGGTGTCCCTGTTCTCCTGCGTAAGCTGTT TTCCAGTAACATCCAGGAGGCCAAATCCAAGTTCAGTTTGCACAG CTCCGGACTGCAGATTTGAGTTCTTCACCCTCAAGTTCACCATCACCAACTTGATCTATACATGTGAAATGGGCCAGGTGGGCTCAAGTCAATTCTATGGCACAGAGAGTGTCCTCAAGTTCCTG CTCAGGTGCTTGATGGCCAAAACCAGCATTGCTTCTGTTTATTGCGGCTGCAGACTAACCTCGCTCAG GCCTTGGAAAGAAGCAACAGGAACTGGAGTTGGTGTCACTTGTGCATGTTGGAGAGATGCAGACAGCCCCATCCTGCAGAAAGAACAACTTTATTGGGAGCTGAGAAATCACACCTGCAATATGACGAAACTGGGGTCCTACATGCTGGATGAGAGAAGTCTTTTTCTCGATG atgACAATTATCTGACCTTGGACTCCACCAAAAACT CCATGGAACCCAGCCTGAAGTGTTTCACCCTGAAGCTGACCATCACCAGCCTCCGGTATTTGGCAGACATGAGCTGTCCGAACTCAATCCAATTCAATATCGTAGACACCATGATGCAGCATCTG ATTGGCCACTCATTCAAAAACACCACCTTTGGTTCCCTGTACTCTGCATGCAAAGTGACTGAACTCAG GCCTGTGAAGAAAGGATCACAGACAGCTGTAGATGCCATCTGCACGTGTCTCCCATTTGCCAGCAGCACTCATCTAGATGCCAAGCAGATTTTCCACGAGCTGAGCAACCAAACTCGTGGTATCCGGCTACTGGGCCACTACTCCCTCGACAAAGATAGTCTCTACATCAATG GTTATAATGAACCTGGTCCAGATCTACCCAGTGTTG TTCCTGTGAGAACCAGTTACCCTGCAGACACCTCTCTGACTCCATCACAATCCTCCACTTCCTCAG CCGGTGACAACATGACATTTTTACCCATCCGCTTTACCATCACGAACTTACGCTACATGGAAGGCATGGATGACCATAGCTCTGGCATTTTCAATAACATCCAGAGAATGCTTCGTCGCGTG TTCAAACCCTTGTTCGGGGAAAGCAGCATTGCTTCCTCCTATGATGGATGCCAAGTGGTGGCCCTGAG ATCTCTCAAGGGTGGCTCAAAAACTGGAGTGGAAGTTGTGTGCAACTTTCGAGGGGGGCCGACCAATCCCTCCTTAGACAAATACAAGGCATATTGGGAGCTGAGCAAACAGACTGAGGGTATCAGCAGACTGGGCCCCTACATTGTGGAAAAGGAAAGTTTCTACCTTGATG GTTGTAATGAACACCATCCCTTACAGCTCTTCACCA CAGTTCCTGATCCCAATGCATCATCAGTCCCAACTTTCAAGGAACCCTCAGGTCCTCCATCCTCCAGAGGTAGAAAATCAGCAACATTAGGCGACTATCCATTAGATCCCACATGGAAGCTATGTAGAGAATATGATTGTGATAAGAAAGTTAAGAACCTTGCGTTAAATATGAAGAATCACCTCATTCTAAGAAAACCCTTCCAAACAAAGATAAAGCAGTACCTGAAACACAGGGTATAA